A part of Salvelinus alpinus chromosome 5, SLU_Salpinus.1, whole genome shotgun sequence genomic DNA contains:
- the LOC139575072 gene encoding NLR family CARD domain-containing protein 3-like, which yields MSLSGEREEGPASNTSLSGEHDTKAKSPIKQVRPASPVPSCVSMKSDRSMFRPIQFREGDFSTEQRYKDKVSRPENRSGFQNLRQTSGNWISSTIRPIKRERPASPVPSCVSMKSDKSMGQPLHFREGDFSTEQRNQQERSESEILSGQSSQSHQTDLASIFSLLEENIMTFVKNELKMFKRNLSPELPEGFVVDAEDEKQESSARDGALKITLHILRKMNQKELADKLEKNELAVICQRELKSNLKKKFQCVFEGIAKQGNPTLLNKIYTELYITEGGTGEVNNEHELRQIETTTRKQARKETAIECNDIFKPLIGQDKLIRTVLTKGVAGIGKTVSVQKFILDWAEGKANQDVQFVFSFPFRELNLMKEDKHTLIELLNHFSMETKQSKISNFDKYKVLFIFDGLDECRLPLDFQKNKICCDVTESSSVDVLLTNLIKGNLLPSALIWITTRPAAANKIPSGCVDQVTEVRGFNDPQKEEYFRKRFSDEDLASRIISHIKTSRSLHIMCHIPVFCWISATVLEHMLKHKREEMPKTLTEMYTHLVVFHTKQKNEKYLGKVETGPHWNKESILSLGKLAFQQLVKGNLIFYEEDLKEAGIDVNEASVYSGLCTQLFKEECGLYQDKVYCFVHLSIQEFMAAVYVFLSFINNNENLMDKPQSTSRKLSMLFRDKHKVTVYKSAVDKALQSETGNLDFFLRFLLGLSLESNQKHLQGLLTKSRSSSQTHDKTAKYIKEKIRENPSPEKSINLFHCLNELNDHSLVEEIQSYLRSGSLSRDKLSPAQWSALVFVLLTSEKELDVCDLKKYSRSDEGLLRLLPVVKASRVVLLSGCGVKEEGCASLVSALRSNPSHLRELDLSNNDLKDSGVKLLSAGLGNPHCKLEILRLSGCLVTEEGCASLVSALKSNPSHLRELDLSYNHPGDSGVRLLSAGLEDPHCRLEKLNVEHGGENTMKPGLRKYVCDLTLDPNTVDRLLSLSEENRKVTWRREEQPYPDHPERFEVCRQVLCREGLTGRCYWEVEWSGIMGSDLGVTYKGISRRGWGDDCCLGWNDKSWSLTCSDNSYTAWHNKKPTYIDVPSSSSHRVGVYLDWLAGTLSFYRASSDTLTHLITFTSTFTEPLYPGFRVYNVDSSVSL from the exons acCAATCAAGCgggagagaccagcctcccctgtacccagctgtgtgtccatgaagagtgacaAGTCTATGGGTCAACCTCTACACtttagagagggagacttttctactgaacaaag AAACcaacaggagagatcagagtcagagattctcagtggtcagtcttcccagagtcatcaaacagacctggcctccatattcagt TTGCTTGAAGAGAATATTATGACATTTGTGAAGAACGAGCTGAAGATGTTCAAGAGGAATCTTAGTCCAGAACTCCCAGAAGGCTTTGTGGTGGATGCTGAAGAtgagaagcaggagagcagtgccagagaTGGGGCTCTGAAGATCACACTGCACATCCTGAGGAAAATGAACCAGAAGGAGCTTGCTGACAAACTGGAGAAAA ATGAGCTTGCTGTGATTTGCCAACGTGAACTCAAATCTAATCTAAAGAAGAAGTTTCAATGTGTATTTGAGGGGATCGCTAAACAaggaaacccaacacttctcaataagatctacacagagctctacatcacagagggtggaaCAGGAGAGGTCAATAATGAACATGAGCTGAGACAGATTGAGACAACAACCAGGAAACAAGCAAGAAAAGAAACTGCAATCGAATGTAACGACATCTTCAAACCCTTAATTGGACAAGACAAACTTATCAGAACTGTGTTGACAAAGGGAgtcgctggcattggaaaaacagtctctgtgcagaagttcatTCTGGACTGGGCTGAAGGAAAAGCAAATCAGGATGTCCAATTTGTATTTTCATTCCCTTTCCGCGAGCTGAATTTGATGAAAGAGGACAAACACACTTTGATTGAACTCCTCAATCACTTCTCAATGGAAACCAAACAATCAAAAATCTCCAACTTTGACAAGTACAaagttctgttcatctttgatggtctggatgagtgccgactgcccctagacttccagaagaacaagatCTGTTGTGACGTCACAGAGTCAAGCTCCGTGGATGTTCTGCTGACAAATCTCATCAAGGGaaatctgcttccctctgctctcatctggataactacccgacctgcagcagccaataagatcccttcagggtgtgttgaccaggtgacagaggtacgagggttcaatgacccacagaaggaggagtacttcaggaagagattcagtgatgaggacctggctagcagaatcatctcacacataaagacatcaaggagcctccacatcatgtgTCACATTCCTGTCTTCTGTTGGATTTCTGCAACAGTCCTTGAACACATGCTGAAACATAAGAGAGAAGAGATGCCCAAGACTCTGACAGAGATGTACACACACCTTGTGGTGTTTCACACCAAACAGAAGAATGAAAAGTATCTTGGGAAAGTAGAGACAGGTCCCCACTGGAATAAAGAGAGCATTCTGTCACTGGGAAAACTGGCTTTTCAACAGCTTGTGAAGGGCAATCTGATTTTCTATGAAGAAGACTTGAAGGAGGCTGGCATTGATGTCAATGAAGCCTCAGTGTACTCAGGATTGTGCACACAGCTCTTTAAAGAGGAATGTGGGCTGTACCAGGACAAGGTGTACTGCTTTGTGcatctgagcattcaggagtttATGGCTGCTGTATATGTGTTCCTATCATTCATCAACAACAATGAGAATCTAATGGACAAACCTCAATCAACGTCCAGGAAACTTTCTATGCTGTTCAGAGACAAGCATAAAGTTACTGTCTACAAGAGTGCAGTGGATAAAGCCTTACAAAGTGAGACGGGAAACCTGGACTTTTTCCTCCGCTTCCTTCTGGGCCTctcactggagtccaatcagaagCACTTACAAGGTCTACTGACAAAATCAAGAAGCAGCTCACAGACCCATGATAAAACAGCGAAGTACATCAAGGAGAAGATCAGGGAGAATCCCTCTCCAGAGAAGAGCAtcaatctgttccactgtctgaatgaactgaatgatcATTCTCTAGTGGAGGAGATCCAAAGCTACCTGAGATCAGGAAGTCTCTCTAGAGACAAATTGTCACCTGCACAGTGGTCAGCTCTGGTCTTTGTGTTGCTGACTTCAGAAAAGGAGTTGGATGTGTGTGACctgaagaaatactccagatcagaCGAAGGTCTTCTGAGGCTGCTGCCAGTGGTCAAAGCCTCCAGAGTTGTTCT gctgtcaggctgtggagtcaaagaggaaggctgtgcttctctggtctcagctctgaggtcaaacccctcacacctgagagagctggatctgagtaacaacgacttgaaggattcaggagtgaagctgctctctgctggactagggaatccccactgtaaactggagattctgag gctgtcaggctgtctagtcacagaggaaggctgtgcttctctggtctcagctctgaagtcaaacccctcacacctgagagagctggacctgagctacaatcacccaggagactcaggagtcagactgctctctgctggactggaggatccacactgcagactggagaaactcaa tgtggaacatggtggagagaacacaatgaaacctgggcttagaaaat atgtctgtgatctcacactggacccaaacacagtagacagactcctctctctgtctgaggagaacagaaaggtgacatggaggagagaggagcagccgtatcctgatcacccagagagatttgaGGTCTGTAGacaggtgctgtgtagagagggtctgactggtcgctgttactgggaggtagagtggagtggtATAATGGGGTCTGATttaggagtgacatataaaggaatcagcaggagaggatggggagatgACTGTTGTCTTGGATGGAATGACAAGTCCTGGAGTCTGACCTGCTCTGACAACAGTTACACTGCCTGGCACAATAAGAAACCTACCTACATAGACGtcccctcctccagctcccacagagtaggagtgtatctggactggctagccggcactctgtccttctacagagcctcctctgacacactgacccacctgatcacattcacctccacattcactgagcccctctatccagggtttaGGGTTTATAATGTTGACTCCTCAGTGTCCCTGTAA